In Saccharolobus solfataricus, a genomic segment contains:
- a CDS encoding DUF2175 family protein: protein MSRPATKWKCVLCNNTIYWDELFTYLKNGVSHYTCLRDKAIRNAKIDSKELTLLLDSLEEELKSIVSYKQKLSSLQNEEAKKTLDQIEKDAEKNAGILTRLIEKFSDLS, encoded by the coding sequence ATGAGTCGTCCAGCTACAAAATGGAAGTGTGTACTATGTAATAATACAATATATTGGGACGAATTATTCACTTATTTAAAAAACGGTGTTAGTCATTATACTTGTTTGAGAGATAAAGCAATAAGAAATGCTAAGATTGATAGCAAAGAATTAACTTTGCTTTTGGACTCTCTAGAGGAAGAACTAAAATCAATAGTTTCTTATAAGCAAAAGTTATCATCACTACAAAATGAGGAGGCAAAAAAGACGTTAGACCAAATTGAAAAGGATGCTGAGAAAAACGCCGGGATTTTAACTAGATTGATTGAGAAGTTTAGTGATCTTTCTTAA
- the thyX gene encoding FAD-dependent thymidylate synthase — MISVKLVSYTNDGEKVIAIAAKMSRSRKGWDYHEKDMTDDEIETWIRDAILHGYWSVLEHSVYTFSIEEISRVASHQLVRHRIASYTQMSHRFAKPIDEYYKPIIPPSAKKRSKELVEKAYKEAYDNYYTLLESGVPEEDARYVLPNGVNTNIVVTMNARELYNFFSLRLCSRAQWEIRAIAWKMLEEVKKVHPRLFKYTGPNCIIHENFIRNENESITLEDIFKDYKLEFISQRCIEGVLRDGIKKCIINSRSVLDNIK; from the coding sequence ATGATCTCTGTTAAATTAGTCTCATATACGAATGATGGAGAGAAAGTCATTGCTATTGCTGCTAAGATGAGTAGGAGTAGAAAAGGTTGGGATTATCATGAGAAAGACATGACTGATGATGAAATTGAGACATGGATCAGAGATGCAATCCTTCACGGTTATTGGAGTGTTCTTGAGCATAGCGTTTATACTTTTTCTATAGAAGAAATTTCTCGTGTAGCTTCACATCAGCTTGTGAGGCATAGGATTGCAAGTTATACGCAAATGAGTCATAGGTTTGCTAAGCCTATAGACGAATACTACAAACCAATTATTCCGCCATCTGCCAAGAAAAGAAGTAAAGAGTTAGTGGAGAAAGCGTATAAGGAAGCCTATGACAACTATTACACACTTTTAGAAAGCGGTGTACCAGAGGAAGATGCAAGATATGTACTACCAAATGGAGTAAATACAAATATTGTCGTCACAATGAATGCTAGAGAGTTATATAACTTCTTCTCGCTTCGACTGTGTTCAAGGGCACAGTGGGAGATTAGAGCAATAGCTTGGAAAATGTTAGAGGAGGTTAAGAAAGTTCATCCCCGACTATTCAAATATACTGGACCAAATTGTATAATACATGAAAACTTCATAAGAAATGAAAATGAATCTATAACTTTAGAAGATATATTTAAAGATTACAAATTAGAGTTCATATCTCAAAGATGCATCGAGGGAGTATTGAGAGACGGAATAAAAAAATGCATCATAAATTCGCGTTCTGTATTGGATAATATTAAATAA
- the ndhC gene encoding NADH-quinone oxidoreductase subunit A, with protein MSFTQAILGFGIPIVVFLAAGYGLYKFLLLILPSKPNPLKVSRFEAGNIPTGSGRLWFPLQYYGYLLLYVTLEPIIVLLLPIAFSNYYSVPVAFRDLLLIIVVFIVLMYPVLYYAIRQINLLYQWEMRR; from the coding sequence ATGTCATTTACACAAGCTATTTTAGGTTTTGGTATTCCCATTGTAGTCTTTCTGGCTGCTGGGTATGGTCTTTATAAGTTCTTACTGCTGATACTTCCATCGAAGCCTAATCCCTTAAAGGTTAGCCGATTTGAGGCTGGTAATATCCCCACAGGATCAGGGAGGCTTTGGTTCCCATTGCAATATTATGGTTATTTATTGCTTTATGTTACCTTAGAACCGATAATTGTATTACTACTTCCTATCGCATTTTCAAATTATTATTCAGTACCAGTAGCTTTCAGAGATCTATTATTAATAATTGTAGTGTTTATTGTTTTAATGTACCCCGTTTTGTATTATGCTATCAGACAAATTAATTTATTATACCAGTGGGAGATGAGAAGATGA
- a CDS encoding NADH-quinone oxidoreductase subunit C: MSEALKSLVNDLQTKFKCQAKIESDRRITVIVPDKKIIRDVASFLKDFGFDHVKAVTGIDYPEHEKLEVVYHISSYSNLDLAKIILALRTTVSYKDPSLPSLYSIFESAWTGERETYEMLGIRFEGHPDLRRFFLDEDFEGVYPLRKSYKIKLEGVFVDKPTTE; the protein is encoded by the coding sequence ATGAGCGAAGCGCTAAAAAGTCTTGTAAACGATTTGCAGACTAAGTTTAAATGTCAAGCCAAGATTGAAAGTGATAGACGGATAACTGTGATTGTGCCTGATAAGAAAATCATAAGAGATGTGGCCAGCTTCTTAAAAGATTTTGGGTTTGATCATGTTAAGGCAGTAACTGGTATAGACTATCCTGAGCACGAGAAACTAGAGGTGGTTTATCATATATCTTCATACTCTAATTTAGATCTGGCTAAAATCATATTAGCCTTAAGAACGACTGTAAGTTATAAGGATCCTTCTTTGCCTTCACTATATTCAATATTTGAAAGTGCGTGGACTGGAGAAAGGGAGACTTATGAGATGTTAGGAATCAGATTTGAGGGTCATCCAGATCTTAGAAGATTTTTCTTGGATGAGGATTTTGAAGGTGTATATCCATTGAGGAAGTCATATAAGATCAAGTTGGAGGGGGTCTTCGTTGACAAGCCAACCACAGAATGA
- a CDS encoding NADH-quinone oxidoreductase subunit D: MTSQPQNEIQEQLLAATGMSVEFIPVQGELNVGPQHPGSGHMRIFVKLNGDIIEDVDLDVGYVHRAVEKLSENRNYMHLIPLVERPAILDSIHMNLGYIIAVEKILGVDVPERAQYLRSFAAEVNRIASHLYGLGILAIFLGHSTGFMWGFGDREVWVTILEALTGARVTNSYVIPGGVRKDITQEIKEMTIKAIAYQRKRLEDWKKIFFYNPSIRARLENVGVMSRENAIKWGAVGPNLRASGVYYDVRKIEPYGAYDKLDFEIPVYKEGDGLARGLVRLEEIEQSMRILEQIIKNIPEGNILSDRFFKQIPPIRLKKYWETYRRIVLPGYYASFRPPKGEAISRVEAGRGELAYYVVSDGSPKPYRLRMITPSYRLIYVFKELCKGSRYADLVSIYGSLDYFPPEADR; the protein is encoded by the coding sequence TTGACAAGCCAACCACAGAATGAAATACAAGAACAACTACTTGCAGCTACTGGAATGTCTGTAGAATTTATACCAGTTCAAGGAGAGCTCAATGTCGGCCCGCAACACCCTGGCTCTGGTCATATGAGAATATTTGTTAAACTAAATGGTGACATCATAGAGGATGTAGACTTAGATGTCGGTTATGTTCATAGAGCAGTAGAAAAGCTTTCAGAAAATAGGAATTACATGCACCTTATACCTTTAGTAGAGAGGCCGGCGATTTTAGATTCTATACATATGAATTTAGGCTACATAATTGCGGTAGAAAAGATTTTAGGAGTTGATGTTCCAGAAAGGGCGCAATACTTAAGGAGCTTTGCTGCGGAGGTAAATAGAATAGCTAGTCACCTCTACGGATTAGGAATTTTGGCAATATTCTTAGGCCATTCTACCGGTTTTATGTGGGGCTTTGGTGATAGAGAGGTATGGGTTACCATATTAGAAGCATTAACAGGGGCGAGGGTTACAAATTCGTACGTAATACCAGGTGGGGTTAGAAAAGATATAACTCAAGAAATAAAAGAAATGACCATAAAGGCTATAGCATATCAACGTAAAAGACTAGAAGATTGGAAAAAAATTTTCTTTTATAATCCATCGATTAGAGCGAGGCTTGAAAATGTTGGAGTTATGAGTAGAGAAAATGCAATTAAATGGGGAGCTGTCGGGCCTAATTTAAGAGCTTCTGGAGTATACTATGACGTTCGAAAAATAGAACCATATGGGGCTTACGATAAGTTAGATTTTGAGATTCCAGTTTACAAGGAGGGAGATGGTCTAGCAAGAGGTTTGGTAAGATTAGAGGAAATCGAACAAAGTATGAGAATATTAGAGCAGATAATAAAGAATATACCTGAGGGTAATATCTTATCAGATAGATTCTTCAAACAGATACCTCCTATTAGACTTAAGAAGTATTGGGAGACATATCGACGCATTGTATTGCCAGGCTATTACGCTTCATTTAGACCACCTAAGGGTGAAGCAATATCTAGAGTTGAAGCTGGAAGGGGAGAGCTGGCATATTATGTAGTAAGTGATGGTTCTCCTAAGCCTTATAGATTAAGAATGATAACTCCTTCTTATAGGTTAATATATGTTTTTAAAGAGTTATGTAAAGGTTCACGATATGCTGATTTGGTTTCGATTTATGGTAGTCTAGATTATTTCCCTCCGGAGGCGGATAGGTAA
- the nuoH gene encoding NADH-quinone oxidoreductase subunit NuoH yields the protein MSVLSALQYYFFYPSFFLTVIFPGLIFTLIFLLVTIWFERKAAAIVQLRYGPYYASKRLGGILQLFADAIKFVFSEIIIPNGVNQTLYAISPVLVLIFAFLPMALIPISTIPTQGSILSVYHGIFYDTQIHQGILVPYFIEYNLIGIIALESLYPILVIFLAWNTNNRFAIVGSIREAYLSVSYDVLIIISTLALGLEYHTLDVAKIVTSGIPGFIANPIAAFVFLVAMLIGSSRFPFEIVEAETELVIGPYTEYSGFLFVLTMAGSYVANLVYAILFVDLFLGGWLPFTGFVGAIFTVFKAAIVVFFAVFLRAVYGRYRIDQALRGSWKYFFPLALASLLLGVVVGYLWIR from the coding sequence ATGAGCGTTCTCTCAGCTTTGCAATATTATTTCTTTTATCCTTCATTTTTCTTAACAGTAATTTTCCCTGGTCTAATATTCACTCTAATTTTTCTTTTAGTTACTATATGGTTTGAAAGAAAAGCAGCAGCTATAGTTCAACTTAGATACGGTCCTTACTATGCATCTAAACGATTAGGAGGTATACTTCAGTTATTTGCTGACGCTATAAAATTTGTATTCTCGGAGATAATAATTCCTAATGGAGTAAATCAAACACTTTATGCAATATCTCCAGTTCTAGTATTAATATTTGCGTTTTTACCTATGGCTCTTATACCAATATCTACTATACCAACACAAGGATCTATATTGTCAGTTTATCATGGCATATTTTATGACACCCAAATTCATCAAGGTATTTTAGTTCCATATTTCATAGAGTACAATTTAATAGGAATAATCGCACTGGAATCTCTATATCCAATACTTGTCATATTCTTGGCATGGAATACAAACAATAGATTCGCTATAGTAGGTTCTATAAGGGAGGCTTATTTGTCAGTATCTTATGATGTATTAATCATAATTTCGACACTTGCATTAGGATTAGAATATCACACACTTGATGTTGCTAAGATAGTGACTTCTGGAATACCGGGATTTATAGCTAATCCTATTGCGGCATTTGTATTCTTAGTTGCAATGTTAATAGGTTCTTCGAGGTTTCCATTTGAAATAGTAGAAGCTGAAACAGAGTTAGTTATAGGTCCTTATACTGAATATAGCGGTTTTCTATTTGTATTAACCATGGCGGGTTCCTATGTGGCAAATTTGGTATATGCAATTCTCTTTGTGGACTTATTCTTGGGTGGTTGGCTTCCATTTACGGGATTTGTAGGTGCAATATTTACCGTTTTCAAGGCAGCAATAGTGGTATTTTTTGCTGTATTTCTTAGAGCGGTTTATGGAAGATACAGAATAGATCAAGCTTTAAGGGGAAGTTGGAAATATTTCTTTCCCTTAGCTTTAGCTTCCTTATTATTAGGTGTGGTGGTGGGTTATTTATGGATAAGGTGA
- the nuoI gene encoding NADH-quinone oxidoreductase subunit NuoI, with the protein MDKVKEYKKENIASLFAEHIQSIVTGIKYFVKPQRITLQYPEDSLTLPTGYRGMIRLYKDVCIGCTLCALICPADAMKMVTESGKKFPQINYGRCVFCGFCVDVCPVDALKETKVHDLVFNNRKQLIFDPDRFNVDIDDVPMQDKPVRKVKAIIDEKRGIKYVPADE; encoded by the coding sequence ATGGATAAGGTGAAAGAATATAAAAAAGAAAATATAGCGAGTTTATTTGCAGAACATATACAGTCCATAGTTACGGGTATAAAATATTTTGTAAAGCCTCAGAGAATCACACTGCAATATCCAGAAGATAGCCTTACTCTTCCTACGGGTTATAGAGGTATGATTAGGCTGTACAAAGACGTATGTATAGGCTGTACTTTATGCGCTTTGATATGTCCCGCAGATGCGATGAAAATGGTTACAGAAAGTGGAAAGAAGTTTCCGCAAATAAATTACGGTAGGTGCGTCTTCTGTGGTTTCTGTGTAGACGTATGTCCAGTGGATGCTTTAAAGGAAACTAAAGTACATGATCTTGTTTTTAATAACAGAAAACAACTGATCTTCGATCCGGATAGATTTAACGTAGATATAGATGATGTGCCTATGCAAGATAAGCCTGTAAGAAAAGTAAAAGCAATAATAGATGAGAAGAGGGGTATAAAATATGTACCCGCAGACGAGTGA
- a CDS encoding NADH-quinone oxidoreductase subunit J family protein, producing the protein MYPQTSEIIQYILFGFFGVMTIAFSIYIVRAKNVFYGAVSLAFLGLSIAALIALEAPSTYGIYSVFHILLYVGATVTFLAISLVMFKDLEVKFGRGALGILAGGAVTLLFLIIVFISIPQVSSAEVQPINFQVLANDLIENYWFPLIILVIALLTTLIEAISLARRD; encoded by the coding sequence ATGTACCCGCAGACGAGTGAGATAATACAATATATATTATTTGGTTTTTTTGGAGTTATGACTATAGCCTTCTCAATATATATTGTTAGGGCTAAGAATGTGTTTTATGGTGCAGTGAGTCTAGCATTTCTAGGTTTAAGTATTGCAGCATTAATAGCATTAGAAGCTCCATCAACGTATGGTATATATTCAGTGTTTCATATTCTCTTGTATGTGGGAGCGACGGTAACTTTTCTTGCTATTTCGCTGGTAATGTTTAAAGATTTAGAGGTAAAATTTGGTAGAGGAGCATTAGGAATATTGGCTGGAGGGGCTGTAACACTCTTGTTTTTAATTATAGTTTTTATCTCTATTCCTCAAGTTTCTTCAGCAGAAGTACAACCAATTAATTTCCAAGTATTAGCTAATGATCTTATAGAGAATTATTGGTTTCCACTAATTATACTTGTTATAGCTTTATTAACTACTTTAATTGAGGCAATATCCTTAGCTAGGAGGGATTAG
- a CDS encoding NADH-quinone oxidoreductase subunit NuoK produces MMDLGLLGITISGLLIGIGIYGLSSTSNIIRVLLSSEIILNSSILFVFSYSSMVGMVYKPIVFSLFAIGMALTEVVVAFAAVILYYRQKDKLEVE; encoded by the coding sequence ATGATGGACCTCGGGTTATTAGGTATTACGATCTCAGGTTTACTTATAGGTATAGGCATATATGGTTTATCTTCGACGTCAAATATCATTCGAGTACTGCTATCATCTGAGATTATATTAAATTCATCTATATTATTTGTTTTTTCCTATTCTTCCATGGTGGGAATGGTGTATAAGCCTATAGTATTTTCCCTCTTTGCAATAGGTATGGCTTTAACAGAAGTCGTAGTTGCATTTGCGGCTGTTATACTTTACTATAGGCAAAAGGATAAACTGGAGGTGGAATAA
- a CDS encoding proton-conducting transporter membrane subunit — protein sequence MFPLSFIMLIISFILAVSIFFVRSRVASFILSFVSIAINIPFLVFRGIFENIFVSKYVGDFGIVVNNFNYPFIITIIIITLLSAIYSLRYMEHKFDEERKSSWGLYYALYTLFALSMLYTVLSTNLLELYIFLEISLISSFLLIALYGYGDRRRISLMYFIWTHIGTILLLASIIVIGLSTGSMNIYVDAYTFANYSTISYGILVFIIAVVGMFVKGAQAGFNIWLPYAHGEAPTPISVLLSPNMVGLGIFVVIIYYYLFPTMSFLAPIFIAWAIITMIYGGINALAQKDFKRFLAYSSVSQMGYMLLGASIAFLSGLSNSIISLPIGILASILIYVSHGFGKAILFMSAGASITELNERNIEKLGGLYLSSPLHSTLAFIGALNLLGLPPTIGLISEALLIFSLGTILDKIGIVGFIVIVAFIMIAIGTSSAYIGYLFKTVYAGKKETKNIDNVKEYSIPMLLIGIFSIITFFIPQYVSPSLVFTSLFSNSTILPFIAFLPVLGSLIALITPKSLNQDLRGAIVVVSIGISMVLSAVLLVNNLGKPLFGHPQLSYSFGYLQFSANLLQSILALFVSSLSFFIALYSIGYMREDNVLRRYWGFFGLFVTSMLSVVLANNVLLFIAGWEGTSLASYGLISYWLDDNERNVVGDFGRRIFGIENVSKPTTSGIRALIFTRVGDVGLLAVLGYLLSLSSYNYILYPISNVSSTVFSALYAVASHPEGWLILLIFFLGGLAKSAQFPFTQWLLTAMTGPTPVSALIHAATMVNLGAILTFLTYQFIPINSNTYLFFAIMVGITLFTALYTSINALASNEQKVILAYSTADQISLMIFSSSLGALLGNVSLGIIIGLIQMFAHGLYKASLFMNAGSVIHYTESRYVASKPLLYKEIPSVFILQLIAALNLANLPPLIGFWAHNIIGNLASSTSTTIFYLYIILEFLGSIYILRYIARTFLWKGETDKTHEHGHLSILMVISPAFLILGSIILGVLYFNLATFFNIIQFSEIDFLSLTLSIIGWIIAFAIYTRYLNLSSVKPLIDFVYYGWYVNPAFDKFGYLFKDFAGALFKNFERGVIDLGLNERLPKSIVNFGSRIYNVVEDHILGDYIMLYAWGIVLLLIIVLILFGVIG from the coding sequence ATGTTTCCTCTCTCCTTTATAATGTTAATAATATCCTTTATACTTGCAGTTAGTATATTTTTTGTTAGATCAAGAGTAGCCTCATTTATTTTGAGTTTTGTATCAATAGCCATAAATATCCCATTTTTGGTTTTTAGAGGTATTTTTGAAAACATATTCGTCTCGAAATATGTTGGAGACTTCGGAATTGTAGTAAACAATTTCAACTATCCATTTATAATAACTATTATAATTATTACACTATTGTCCGCAATATATTCCTTAAGGTATATGGAACATAAGTTTGATGAGGAGAGAAAAAGTAGCTGGGGTCTTTACTATGCTTTGTATACTTTATTTGCCCTTTCGATGCTATACACTGTACTATCGACTAATCTACTGGAATTATATATATTTTTGGAGATTTCGTTAATTTCGTCATTTTTACTGATAGCGCTTTATGGGTATGGTGATAGACGCAGAATAAGCCTTATGTATTTCATATGGACGCACATTGGTACAATATTACTCTTGGCTTCAATAATAGTAATAGGTCTTTCTACAGGCTCTATGAACATTTACGTTGATGCTTATACTTTTGCCAATTATTCAACTATATCCTATGGAATCCTAGTATTTATAATAGCAGTAGTTGGTATGTTTGTAAAAGGTGCTCAAGCTGGTTTCAACATATGGCTACCGTATGCCCATGGCGAAGCACCAACTCCTATTTCAGTATTGTTAAGTCCAAATATGGTTGGTTTAGGAATATTTGTAGTAATAATTTACTATTATCTATTTCCCACTATGTCCTTCTTAGCTCCCATATTCATAGCTTGGGCCATTATCACGATGATTTATGGTGGTATTAACGCTCTGGCTCAAAAAGACTTTAAGAGGTTTTTAGCGTATTCTAGTGTTTCTCAAATGGGTTATATGCTATTAGGTGCTTCTATAGCATTTTTAAGCGGATTATCAAATTCCATTATTTCGTTGCCTATAGGAATATTGGCGAGTATTTTGATCTATGTATCTCATGGTTTTGGCAAAGCTATATTATTCATGAGCGCTGGTGCGTCAATTACCGAACTTAATGAAAGGAATATTGAAAAGTTAGGGGGACTATATCTTTCTTCTCCCCTTCATTCAACATTAGCGTTTATAGGCGCATTGAATCTTTTGGGTCTGCCTCCTACAATTGGACTGATAAGTGAAGCATTGTTGATATTTTCATTAGGTACTATATTAGATAAGATAGGAATAGTAGGTTTTATAGTGATAGTAGCTTTTATAATGATCGCAATAGGTACCTCTTCGGCTTATATAGGTTATTTGTTCAAGACTGTGTACGCAGGTAAAAAGGAAACCAAGAATATTGATAACGTAAAAGAGTATTCTATTCCAATGTTATTAATAGGAATATTTAGCATAATTACGTTCTTTATTCCTCAATATGTATCACCTTCTTTAGTATTCACGTCACTGTTTTCAAATTCTACAATTTTGCCATTCATAGCGTTCTTGCCCGTTTTAGGTTCGCTAATCGCGCTAATAACTCCAAAGTCATTAAATCAAGATTTGAGAGGCGCAATAGTAGTGGTATCAATAGGTATTTCAATGGTCTTATCTGCTGTGTTATTAGTTAATAATTTAGGAAAACCCTTATTCGGACACCCTCAGTTATCATATTCATTTGGTTATCTACAATTTAGTGCTAATTTGCTTCAATCCATTTTAGCCCTATTTGTATCTTCACTATCATTCTTTATAGCATTATATAGTATAGGATACATGAGAGAAGATAACGTTTTAAGAAGGTACTGGGGTTTCTTTGGACTTTTCGTAACATCAATGTTATCTGTTGTTTTAGCTAATAACGTTTTATTATTTATTGCTGGATGGGAGGGAACTAGTCTAGCATCTTATGGTTTAATTAGTTACTGGCTAGATGACAATGAAAGGAATGTAGTTGGAGATTTTGGAAGAAGAATATTCGGAATCGAAAATGTCTCCAAACCAACAACTAGTGGGATTAGAGCTTTAATTTTCACTCGTGTAGGTGATGTTGGCTTGCTAGCGGTACTAGGATATTTGCTTTCATTATCAAGTTACAATTATATCTTATATCCCATTTCAAATGTATCGTCCACAGTATTTTCTGCATTGTACGCTGTAGCCTCACATCCAGAAGGGTGGTTAATATTGCTAATATTCTTTTTAGGTGGGCTTGCTAAAAGTGCACAATTTCCTTTCACGCAATGGCTATTGACTGCTATGACTGGTCCCACACCAGTTAGTGCTCTAATACACGCAGCTACTATGGTTAATTTAGGGGCTATTCTTACATTCCTCACCTATCAATTTATACCAATAAATTCTAACACTTATTTGTTCTTTGCCATAATGGTAGGAATAACATTATTTACAGCATTATACACAAGTATTAACGCTCTAGCCTCAAATGAACAAAAGGTAATTTTAGCTTATTCTACAGCGGATCAAATATCGTTAATGATATTCTCATCTTCTTTAGGTGCTTTACTTGGAAATGTAAGTTTAGGAATAATAATAGGGCTTATACAAATGTTCGCACACGGACTATATAAGGCATCTCTCTTTATGAACGCTGGTTCCGTAATACATTACACAGAAAGTAGATATGTAGCTTCAAAACCATTATTATATAAGGAGATTCCTTCTGTGTTTATTTTACAACTAATTGCTGCATTAAACCTAGCCAATTTGCCGCCTTTAATAGGATTTTGGGCCCACAATATCATAGGTAATTTAGCTAGTAGTACTTCAACTACGATATTTTACTTGTATATAATTCTGGAATTTCTAGGTTCAATCTATATATTAAGATATATTGCAAGAACGTTCTTATGGAAGGGAGAGACAGATAAGACTCATGAACATGGGCACTTAAGTATCTTAATGGTTATAAGTCCTGCATTCTTGATATTAGGATCAATAATACTAGGTGTACTTTACTTTAATCTGGCGACCTTCTTTAATATTATACAATTTTCTGAGATAGATTTCCTTAGTTTAACATTATCTATAATAGGTTGGATAATCGCTTTTGCCATATATACTAGATATTTGAATTTAAGTTCTGTAAAGCCCCTAATAGATTTTGTTTATTATGGTTGGTATGTGAATCCAGCTTTTGATAAATTTGGATATCTTTTCAAAGATTTTGCTGGTGCTCTATTCAAAAACTTTGAGAGAGGAGTTATCGATTTAGGGCTGAACGAGAGATTACCTAAATCTATAGTAAACTTTGGATCAAGAATCTATAATGTAGTCGAGGATCATATTCTTGGGGATTATATCATGTTATATGCATGGGGTATAGTTTTACTTTTAATTATAGTTTTGATTCTATTCGGGGTGATTGGATAA
- the nuoN gene encoding NADH-quinone oxidoreductase subunit NuoN yields the protein MDPMYYLPILIPSIFILFSSISVLFIDNGLDENRFRLSVILSVVLLGVSLAFLIYSWTASVINYTLFSKSLLIDVPGYFFSITVFSIGILAILLSKDHIISWPTRSSMLSLMLLSLLGLFYMSFANNIIIVLTTWAISSAASYAIAMLRKDYKSVDAGIKYLIMGLLSSSIMIIGFASYLISTGSLLFTTSVIYPNLFFFSISFISIAFLFKIGAFPFQAWLPDVYTDADRISVAFISSVGKLIGIIPLFRVVYLSDPNMVELVIFIVISVASMLVGNITAFSRRDVAAILSFSSITQMGYILIGFAMFTVSPAIAVVGILVQSLAYGIAQVGLFGIVSHVEKVSGTSDISGLRGISSQDKPLAFAIVVLILSLLGIPPIFGFWGKLFLFESSFTYPWLTIIAVLNSAISAGYYVPIVREVFREGEFEVIKSSERNIAVVSAILSIILGIVIPIVFQILVSQID from the coding sequence ATGGATCCTATGTATTATTTACCAATTTTAATACCATCAATTTTTATTTTGTTTTCATCTATATCAGTTTTATTTATAGACAATGGTCTTGATGAAAATAGGTTTAGATTATCAGTAATACTTTCTGTAGTATTATTAGGAGTTAGCCTAGCGTTTTTAATATACTCGTGGACAGCTAGTGTTATAAACTATACTCTATTCTCTAAATCTCTACTTATAGACGTGCCGGGCTATTTCTTTTCAATAACTGTATTTAGTATAGGTATACTTGCTATTTTATTGAGTAAAGATCATATAATATCTTGGCCTACACGCTCTTCGATGCTGTCATTGATGTTGCTATCTTTACTAGGTCTATTTTATATGTCTTTTGCGAACAATATTATCATTGTTCTCACAACTTGGGCAATATCATCAGCTGCAAGTTATGCAATAGCTATGCTTAGAAAGGATTACAAGTCAGTTGATGCTGGTATTAAATATCTTATTATGGGGCTTTTATCGAGCTCAATAATGATAATTGGTTTTGCCTCATATCTAATTTCAACTGGTTCATTACTATTTACTACATCTGTGATATATCCAAATCTCTTCTTTTTCTCTATATCTTTTATTTCAATAGCATTTTTATTTAAGATTGGAGCATTTCCATTTCAAGCATGGTTGCCAGATGTTTACACGGATGCTGATAGAATATCAGTGGCTTTTATTTCAAGTGTGGGTAAGCTTATAGGTATAATTCCTTTATTTAGGGTAGTATATCTATCAGATCCTAATATGGTAGAATTGGTTATATTCATAGTCATTTCAGTAGCTAGTATGTTGGTTGGAAATATAACCGCTTTTTCAAGGAGAGATGTTGCAGCAATACTTTCATTTAGTTCTATAACTCAAATGGGCTATATCTTAATAGGTTTTGCAATGTTTACAGTATCTCCAGCCATAGCAGTTGTAGGCATTTTAGTACAATCCCTTGCATATGGAATAGCTCAAGTTGGTCTATTTGGTATAGTGAGTCACGTAGAGAAAGTATCTGGGACTTCTGATATTTCTGGTCTTAGAGGAATATCATCTCAAGATAAGCCACTAGCTTTTGCAATTGTTGTTCTTATATTAAGTTTACTAGGAATACCGCCAATTTTCGGGTTTTGGGGTAAGTTGTTCTTATTTGAAAGCTCATTCACATACCCTTGGCTTACTATAATAGCTGTACTTAATAGTGCAATTTCTGCCGGATACTATGTACCTATTGTTAGAGAAGTGTTTAGGGAAGGAGAATTTGAGGTTATAAAAAGTTCAGAAAGAAACATTGCAGTAGTCTCGGCAATTTTAAGTATAATACTAGGTATAGTTATTCCAATTGTATTTCAGATTTTGGTGAGTCAGATTGATTAG